GGTTGAAATTTTAAACCGAAGCAAAGAGCGTATTCAAAATTTAAGTCAAAATTTTAACTGCTTTAGCTGGGACGAATTTAGACCAAAAGGTTATGACCTTGTTGTAAATTCAACTTCTGCAGGTTTAAAAGACGATATTTTATGTGCTCCGGTTGAAATTTTACTTCCTGTGATAAAAGGTTCAAATTTTGCATTTGACGTGATATATAATAGAGCAACCCCGTTTTTAAATTTAGCTCAACAGCATAACCTTACATGTAAAAATGGTGCGGATATGTTGCTTTTTCAAGCTGTTTTTGCGTTGAATTTATTTTATGACTCAAGTTTGGACGAGACAAAGATAGAAAAATCAATGCGTGAGGTTTTTCGTCTTTAAACTAACCTCTTAATGTGATATAATCATCAAAATCAAAAAAGGTATAAAAATGATAAAAAAGACAAAAATCGTAGCCACCTTAGGGCCTGCAAGCGACGACATATCCGTGATGGAAGAGATGGTGAAAGCAGGCGTAAATGTCTTTCGCTTAAATTTTAGCCACGGAACACACGAATACCATAAATCAAACATCGACAAAATTCGTGAAGTAGAGAAAAAGCTTAATATTCGTATAGGAATTTTACAAGATATCTGCGGTCCAAAAGTCCGTATTGGCAAGCTTGAGGTGCCATTTGAGCTAAAAACTGGCGATAGGCTTGATATATATGCTGATGAAATTTTGGGTGTTAAAGTTGATGAAAATCACTATAAAACTTGCCTAAATCAACCTCAAATTTTGGCAATGTTAAAACCTGACGAATACGTCTATCTTTATGATGGCAACATCCGTGCAAAGGTTGTTGAAGCAAGTGCAAAAGTTGTCCAAACTAGGATAGAAAACGACGGCACTTTAAGCTCAAACAAGGGCGTAAATTTCCCAAATACCAAAATAGGTATAGAGGTTATAACTCCAAAAGATCGAAGTGATATGGAATTTGGTGCTAAGTGTGGGGTGAGTTTTGTTGCGATTAGTTTTGTTCAAAATGCAGATGATGTGCGAAAAGCAAAAGAAATTTTAAGAGGATTTGGCTCAAAAGCGAGTGTACTTTCTAAGATAGAGAAATTTGACGCTGTTGAAAATATAGACGAGATCATCAAAGAAAGTGACGGTATCATGGTGGCAAGAGGCGATCTTGGTATAGAAGTCCCATACTACCGTGTGCCTACTATACAAAAACTTATAATCAAAAAAGCAAATGCAGCTAGCAAGCCTGTCATCACTGCAACACAAATGATGTTAAGTATGGCAGAACATGAAACCGCTACGCGTGCAGAGATAAGTGACGTTGCAAATGCCGTTTTGGACGGAACGGACGCTGTTATGTTAAGCGAGGAGAGTGCGATAGGCAAAAATCCTGTTGCCGTCGTTGAGGCGATGAGCAATACAATCGTGCAAACACAGAGTATATATCCGTATAATAAATTTGATGAATTTGAGTTTATGGATGAAACTGATGTAGTCTCTTCAAGTGCAGCCGCTCTTGCCGTTAGGTTAAAGCTAGATGGTATAATATCTATAACATCGTCTGGTAAATCAGCCATAAAACTTGCTAGAAATCGCCCAAATATCGACATCTATGCAGTAGCCCACGATGAAGCTACGGCGCATTCGCTAACCTTATCTTGGGGTATAACTCCTGCGCTTGTTGTTGCTAAAAATAAACTTGGTGATCTTTTGGCTGACACTATACAAAAAGCAGTAGAAGGTGGTTTTGTGGATCATGAAAAGGGGTATTTGGTAACTGCGGGACATCCGACTGGAGTTGAGGGAAGCACAAACTTTTTAAGAATTCTAAGACGCGACCAGATTGATTATTATCTATCTCAAAAGATATAAATTTACAACCTTCAAGCTGTTTTGCCAGCTTGAAGGGTTTTTAATCTATCCTAAAATAAATAAAATATCAAGTTTTTGTTCTGCTTTCAAATGCTTTTAAAAGTGATAACATATCGACATTTTCAAGGCTTACTCCGGTAGGAACACCTTGGGCTAGTTTGCTAAATTTGATGTCTGGGTTTTTTATCTTGTCTTCTATATAGATCATAAGCGCATCGGAATTTAGTCCAGGAGTAAAGGCAAAGATGACTTCGGTTGTTTGGTTTATGGTTATTGTTTTTTTTAGCTTGTTTATAACCTCTTCATTTACTTCTTCCATTACGAAGTAAAATCCATCGTATATGCCGTTTTGTTCAAAGGTTAAAATGTCTTTTGGGCTTTCAACTATAGTTAATAGACTACTATCTCTTGTCGTATCGGCACAGATATCGCAAATTTCATTCTCGCTAAGTCCTCCACATCTTTCGCAACGCTTGATAAATCTAACCGCATCTTCTATGCATTGGGCCAGCTTTAGTCCGCCAAATGTATCTTGCAAGCTTACAAAATAAGCAAATCTAGTAGCTGACTTCTTGCCTATGCCAGGCAGTTTGTTAAACGCCTCTACTAATTCGTTAAATTTCTCTAAGTCTTTTTTCATTGTGATTATTTTTTAGTGGTAGATGGAGAAATTTTAAAGCAGTGATAGCCATCTTCGTATGCATAGTTTAATTCAAATTTTTGCATTTGA
This is a stretch of genomic DNA from Campylobacter sp. RM6914. It encodes these proteins:
- the pyk gene encoding pyruvate kinase, producing the protein MIKKTKIVATLGPASDDISVMEEMVKAGVNVFRLNFSHGTHEYHKSNIDKIREVEKKLNIRIGILQDICGPKVRIGKLEVPFELKTGDRLDIYADEILGVKVDENHYKTCLNQPQILAMLKPDEYVYLYDGNIRAKVVEASAKVVQTRIENDGTLSSNKGVNFPNTKIGIEVITPKDRSDMEFGAKCGVSFVAISFVQNADDVRKAKEILRGFGSKASVLSKIEKFDAVENIDEIIKESDGIMVARGDLGIEVPYYRVPTIQKLIIKKANAASKPVITATQMMLSMAEHETATRAEISDVANAVLDGTDAVMLSEESAIGKNPVAVVEAMSNTIVQTQSIYPYNKFDEFEFMDETDVVSSSAAALAVRLKLDGIISITSSGKSAIKLARNRPNIDIYAVAHDEATAHSLTLSWGITPALVVAKNKLGDLLADTIQKAVEGGFVDHEKGYLVTAGHPTGVEGSTNFLRILRRDQIDYYLSQKI
- the recR gene encoding recombination mediator RecR, which encodes MKKDLEKFNELVEAFNKLPGIGKKSATRFAYFVSLQDTFGGLKLAQCIEDAVRFIKRCERCGGLSENEICDICADTTRDSSLLTIVESPKDILTFEQNGIYDGFYFVMEEVNEEVINKLKKTITINQTTEVIFAFTPGLNSDALMIYIEDKIKNPDIKFSKLAQGVPTGVSLENVDMLSLLKAFESRTKT